A section of the Pseudomonas lini genome encodes:
- a CDS encoding NEL-type E3 ubiquitin ligase domain-containing protein translates to MRNKHESNEKKAVQPPAAEQQSAHAEFIAHSIPAWLVSASPERREVLKNALLMLPDWYLAASQAQRQALNASFVASVTSQNLLDKTLSRLQDIDTFAQPLLVKALKDQFAVELDVTKTFLQLKKPLEMSILEVEVGTFEVLKLPLLQAALHNFEEQECAPAHFHSSSGFVIESSSGQFSQVTTALTVEQFLKLCRELDIGAQYQAYLKDFVQPSNPVAEAVLRKRFVNSQKDAMRAAAELALLKKDIEPKDYSMILSVIAGELNPTIDNTPVWICNLVLMKKRMTGCVLFHICEKYRYSDDVLLYVPHDPEHPLKRYKGREMEATLKRLLMAADASQSANGGPTAYQRFFSQFVAYADRPYYFSQFTRKAADSPPDSLAPFRSPFWKAIEVLPPFLSTFYQLNELPPESPSRQEPVDELYLPIKGYRQHGLWGPNVDPWADLYEQSLQKILADARSHAVPTVDVDARVRAEKIAHLLEVGMLVLNITSMFVPVLGEVMIGVMAGQILYETFEGAIEWSEGDRRAAWVHLTDVAENLALIAVLHGAGKGFGKLAAVKPEPLVEGLKPVTLPTGQQRLWKPDLGPYKAPITLPADSKPDGLGLHSVNGQDILPLDEARFVVKQDSANGEYCIQHPRRPEAYSPRLEHNSAGAWSYEGEEPLSWDGPMLMRRLGYRAQAFTDAQLEQVRVASGIEQDQLRRLHVEQQQPGAQMSDTLTRFRIDRDIETFRDQIGSDDPEVYARADLRLQFRLMRSQELLPATPPIKVLDSQAKTIWEDPVTGAASSRRLTVVVSDRDAANGTVLRSLLDLFKAQQVGIENVPGTADMTLEQRAASLRKEIARAAQNRQYSLFESLYREQDANGQVSLARIKVFFPQLPSVVVQEILQGATQAERLAMDKPGPLPQRIYEQAEQARQELRVAHAYEGLYIESTSSGVDSERLVLRSLETLPGWPTDVRLELREYGAQGKLLDAIGPAQNPVRAVLVVDANTRFAQSTSANLYSSVLQALTAEERQALGFTLQEAGRLKMTVQQTPLPRDQLRAVLQKHRVLKPSVEPGMKLLGGIGPLPLGQQVASFFRTPRARTLKLYPDFSEPEVESFLRSLGEDVRGGLTRREAEFATLKNELDTWVQSRVTAESSPAVAGRIPGGRERQIARSLKRSWRRQSGSTLSIDSTVELPPLSARFEHVEALALTGTGVRNLNAFLKGFSDLKTLRLEGMSRLNELPEAVGEMQGLTHLSLRGSRVRWNEHTAAVLGKSSALETLDLLKNPVGIAPDFSTMTQLKNINLSGTGIDQWPLGTGNLPDLQVLDLRENELTEVPQEMLSTAEDHLEANARVNRVTLLEGNPFTRHSWQQLKDYRDRLQALKPELLDGSLPDAFKVQDTMSARVRQLYPGFDEFEVEAFLQTHGLAAETELARLEREYETLNQQLSAWAFSGGGARSRYIRAGQMAAGLSDRAERYTAADRIRECWRRQSPQRNAVDGSPIGFELDLSGQTLDSVPDLEADFSHVGSLKLSGMGLSVSPEGFLAHFKGVRWLDLSNNQLTAIPPALDDMHGLTRLFLQRNRIHLTPETAGILSRRTTLRAMNLAQNPLGMTPDFTQITDMRSLNLNSIDIETWPVGLGAQPLLDVIDLRNNRITTIPDSVIDPSAERLEQVAHLNNFTHIGGNPLSEVAQQQLRDYWSRLERERLDLWGVRRPGVFEYQASAERARVGGQELAALQRWLKDLPTEQVPARQAQWQSLSAQQGSQGFFQVLGKLENAGAGHADLQLRVWEVVDTITEVNPESMALRQEMFEWAGRPACCDRAALSFSNLEIMAMVYRARTLAMDGEQSAALLKLSRGLFRLDEVEKIALADIEQRTTAINNTPGLSAALKTQQIRFLEEVEIKLAYRYGLKDRLGLPGQPRQVRFAHMGKVTPAMLDLAYSKVLALDDSPEEFQALVAKDFWKDFVTNKYRPQFEAQREPYQDRLASLRDRQQAGELSEAQFKVQSADLDAQLQIEEAVLIEQFTREELAKHPI, encoded by the coding sequence TTGCGAAACAAACACGAAAGCAACGAAAAAAAAGCAGTGCAACCACCCGCCGCCGAGCAACAAAGTGCCCACGCCGAATTCATCGCGCACTCCATTCCGGCCTGGCTGGTGAGTGCTTCACCCGAACGGCGAGAGGTGCTGAAAAATGCTCTGCTCATGCTTCCCGACTGGTATCTGGCGGCATCGCAGGCACAGCGTCAGGCCTTGAACGCGAGTTTTGTGGCGAGTGTGACGTCGCAGAACCTGCTGGATAAAACCCTGTCGCGCTTGCAGGACATAGATACTTTTGCGCAGCCGTTACTGGTCAAGGCGCTCAAGGATCAGTTCGCCGTGGAACTGGATGTCACTAAAACCTTTCTGCAGCTGAAAAAGCCGCTGGAAATGAGCATTTTAGAAGTAGAGGTCGGCACCTTCGAGGTGTTGAAATTGCCGCTGCTGCAAGCCGCGTTGCACAACTTCGAAGAGCAAGAGTGTGCTCCTGCGCACTTTCATTCTTCTTCAGGCTTTGTTATCGAATCGTCCTCCGGCCAATTCAGCCAGGTGACCACTGCCTTGACGGTGGAACAGTTCCTGAAACTGTGTCGGGAGCTGGACATCGGTGCGCAGTATCAGGCTTACCTGAAAGACTTTGTGCAACCTTCCAATCCCGTGGCCGAAGCCGTGCTGCGCAAACGATTTGTGAACAGTCAGAAGGATGCGATGCGCGCGGCTGCCGAACTCGCCTTGCTGAAGAAGGACATTGAGCCCAAGGATTATTCGATGATCCTTTCGGTCATCGCTGGAGAACTCAACCCCACAATCGACAACACACCGGTGTGGATCTGCAACCTGGTGTTGATGAAGAAGAGAATGACCGGCTGCGTACTTTTCCATATTTGCGAAAAGTACCGCTACTCCGATGACGTCCTTCTCTACGTTCCCCACGACCCGGAGCACCCGTTAAAACGCTACAAGGGTCGGGAAATGGAGGCGACCTTGAAGCGTCTGCTCATGGCTGCTGACGCCTCGCAATCGGCCAACGGAGGCCCGACGGCGTATCAACGCTTTTTCAGCCAATTTGTCGCCTATGCAGATCGTCCGTATTACTTTAGCCAGTTCACCCGCAAAGCAGCGGATTCCCCGCCAGACTCATTAGCGCCATTTCGCTCTCCCTTTTGGAAAGCGATTGAAGTGCTCCCTCCGTTTCTTTCGACCTTCTATCAGCTTAACGAGCTGCCTCCCGAATCACCGTCCCGACAGGAACCGGTCGACGAGCTTTATCTCCCGATAAAGGGCTACCGGCAGCATGGTCTCTGGGGGCCGAACGTCGATCCCTGGGCGGATCTCTATGAGCAGAGTCTTCAAAAAATCCTGGCGGATGCCCGCAGTCACGCGGTGCCCACGGTCGACGTCGATGCCCGGGTCCGCGCGGAAAAAATCGCCCATTTGCTGGAGGTCGGCATGTTGGTATTGAACATCACCTCGATGTTTGTGCCCGTGCTGGGTGAAGTGATGATCGGGGTGATGGCCGGCCAGATCCTGTACGAGACATTCGAAGGGGCGATTGAGTGGAGCGAGGGTGATCGACGGGCAGCCTGGGTTCACCTCACCGATGTGGCGGAAAACCTCGCACTGATTGCCGTACTGCACGGGGCGGGCAAGGGCTTTGGCAAGCTGGCAGCGGTGAAGCCCGAACCCTTGGTCGAGGGATTGAAACCGGTCACGTTGCCCACGGGGCAACAACGGCTGTGGAAGCCGGACCTTGGTCCTTACAAGGCTCCCATTACGTTACCGGCGGACTCCAAGCCTGACGGATTGGGTCTGCACTCGGTCAACGGCCAGGACATTTTACCGCTCGATGAGGCGCGTTTTGTGGTCAAGCAAGACTCCGCCAACGGTGAATATTGCATCCAGCACCCGCGCCGGCCTGAGGCCTACTCACCGCGCCTGGAGCATAACAGTGCCGGCGCGTGGAGCTACGAAGGTGAAGAACCCCTGAGCTGGGACGGGCCGATGCTGATGCGGCGGCTGGGCTATCGCGCACAGGCCTTCACGGATGCGCAACTGGAGCAGGTGCGCGTCGCCAGTGGCATCGAGCAAGATCAACTGCGTCGCCTGCATGTCGAACAACAACAACCAGGCGCGCAGATGTCCGACACCCTCACGCGTTTTCGAATCGACCGGGACATCGAAACCTTCAGGGACCAGATCGGTAGCGATGACCCTGAGGTCTACGCCAGGGCTGATCTGCGCCTGCAATTCAGACTCATGCGAAGTCAGGAACTGTTGCCCGCTACACCCCCGATCAAAGTCCTGGACAGCCAGGCAAAAACGATCTGGGAAGACCCGGTAACAGGTGCCGCATCCTCACGCCGACTGACTGTCGTCGTGAGTGATCGCGACGCCGCGAACGGCACGGTGCTGAGGTCGCTGCTGGACCTGTTCAAGGCGCAACAGGTCGGTATCGAGAATGTTCCGGGAACAGCGGACATGACACTGGAACAACGCGCCGCTTCACTGCGCAAGGAAATCGCCCGCGCCGCGCAGAACAGGCAATATTCACTGTTCGAGTCCCTGTATCGAGAACAGGATGCCAATGGTCAAGTCTCCTTGGCGCGAATCAAGGTGTTTTTCCCGCAGCTGCCCAGCGTCGTTGTGCAAGAGATACTGCAAGGCGCAACTCAGGCAGAACGGCTGGCGATGGACAAACCCGGGCCCTTGCCTCAACGCATTTACGAGCAGGCCGAACAGGCCCGGCAGGAGCTGCGTGTGGCTCACGCCTATGAAGGGTTGTATATCGAGTCCACCTCGTCCGGCGTCGACAGCGAGCGGTTGGTCCTGCGCAGTCTTGAAACGCTACCAGGCTGGCCGACGGACGTGCGTCTCGAGCTGCGCGAGTATGGCGCGCAAGGGAAGTTGCTGGATGCGATCGGTCCTGCGCAGAATCCGGTCCGTGCGGTGCTGGTGGTGGATGCGAACACCCGGTTCGCTCAATCGACTTCTGCAAATCTCTACTCGTCTGTATTGCAGGCCCTGACGGCAGAGGAGCGCCAGGCATTGGGCTTCACGCTGCAAGAGGCCGGGCGATTGAAAATGACGGTACAACAGACACCGTTGCCGCGAGATCAATTGAGGGCGGTACTTCAGAAACACCGCGTGCTCAAGCCAAGCGTCGAGCCAGGCATGAAACTGCTCGGCGGCATTGGCCCGTTGCCCTTGGGGCAACAGGTCGCGAGTTTTTTCCGAACGCCGCGCGCACGGACGCTCAAGCTGTATCCGGACTTCAGCGAGCCCGAGGTCGAGTCCTTCCTGCGCTCATTGGGCGAAGACGTTCGGGGTGGCCTGACTCGACGTGAAGCCGAATTCGCGACCCTCAAGAATGAGTTGGATACCTGGGTTCAATCCCGTGTCACCGCAGAAAGCAGCCCCGCGGTAGCAGGACGAATCCCGGGCGGGCGTGAGCGACAGATCGCCCGCAGCCTCAAACGTAGCTGGCGTCGGCAAAGCGGCTCGACACTGAGCATCGACTCGACCGTTGAGCTGCCGCCATTGAGTGCCCGATTCGAGCATGTCGAGGCACTCGCGCTGACCGGCACCGGCGTACGCAACCTCAATGCGTTTCTCAAGGGGTTCAGCGATCTCAAGACATTGAGACTGGAGGGCATGTCCCGGCTCAACGAATTGCCTGAGGCTGTCGGTGAAATGCAAGGTTTGACTCACTTGAGCCTCAGGGGCAGCCGGGTTCGATGGAATGAACACACGGCTGCGGTGCTCGGGAAATCAAGTGCGCTCGAGACGCTCGACTTGTTGAAAAACCCGGTGGGTATCGCGCCTGATTTCAGCACCATGACTCAACTGAAGAATATCAATCTCAGCGGCACGGGCATCGACCAATGGCCCTTGGGCACGGGGAATCTGCCCGACTTGCAAGTGCTGGACTTACGTGAGAACGAACTGACCGAAGTGCCCCAAGAGATGCTCTCTACGGCAGAAGATCATCTTGAGGCAAACGCCAGGGTGAATCGGGTCACGCTGCTTGAAGGCAACCCGTTTACTCGCCACAGCTGGCAGCAACTCAAGGACTATCGGGATCGTCTGCAAGCGCTCAAGCCTGAACTCCTGGACGGAAGCCTACCGGATGCCTTCAAGGTTCAGGACACAATGAGCGCCAGGGTTCGTCAGCTGTACCCCGGCTTCGACGAATTCGAGGTTGAGGCGTTTCTGCAAACCCACGGGCTCGCGGCTGAGACTGAGCTGGCTCGTCTTGAGCGCGAGTATGAAACGCTGAATCAGCAGCTGTCAGCCTGGGCGTTTTCCGGGGGCGGCGCACGTTCGCGCTACATTCGGGCGGGGCAGATGGCCGCCGGTCTGTCCGACCGGGCAGAGCGCTACACCGCCGCTGACCGCATTCGTGAGTGCTGGAGGCGGCAATCCCCGCAAAGGAATGCGGTCGACGGCAGCCCGATCGGTTTTGAACTCGACTTGAGTGGCCAGACGCTCGACAGCGTGCCGGACCTTGAGGCCGATTTCAGTCATGTGGGTTCGCTCAAACTCAGTGGCATGGGCCTGAGCGTTTCGCCAGAGGGGTTTCTTGCGCATTTCAAAGGCGTGCGCTGGCTGGATCTGTCGAACAACCAGCTGACGGCGATACCACCGGCGCTGGACGACATGCACGGGCTGACGCGTTTGTTTTTGCAGCGCAACCGCATTCACCTGACGCCGGAAACGGCGGGGATTCTTTCACGACGGACAACCCTCAGGGCGATGAACCTGGCGCAAAACCCTTTGGGCATGACGCCGGACTTCACTCAAATAACGGATATGCGCTCGCTGAACCTGAATTCGATCGACATTGAGACGTGGCCGGTGGGACTGGGTGCACAGCCTTTGCTGGATGTCATCGATTTGAGAAACAACCGAATCACTACGATTCCGGATTCAGTGATCGACCCTTCTGCCGAACGGCTGGAACAGGTGGCGCACCTCAATAACTTTACTCACATCGGTGGCAACCCGCTGTCCGAGGTCGCCCAGCAACAGCTGCGCGATTATTGGAGCCGGCTCGAGCGCGAGCGTCTTGATTTGTGGGGCGTCAGGCGACCGGGTGTCTTCGAGTATCAAGCCTCAGCCGAGCGCGCGAGAGTGGGGGGGCAGGAACTGGCCGCGCTTCAGCGTTGGCTCAAAGACCTGCCCACTGAGCAGGTTCCGGCCAGGCAGGCGCAATGGCAATCACTATCGGCACAGCAGGGCTCTCAAGGATTTTTCCAGGTGCTCGGCAAACTCGAGAATGCCGGCGCCGGCCATGCTGACCTTCAGCTACGCGTATGGGAAGTCGTCGATACCATCACCGAGGTCAACCCCGAGTCCATGGCACTGCGACAGGAGATGTTCGAGTGGGCCGGCAGGCCGGCCTGTTGTGATCGTGCCGCGTTGTCATTCAGTAACCTGGAAATCATGGCGATGGTGTACAGAGCGCGGACGCTGGCCATGGACGGCGAACAAAGTGCTGCCCTGTTGAAACTGTCCAGAGGTTTGTTCCGGCTGGACGAGGTCGAGAAAATCGCCTTGGCCGATATCGAACAACGCACCACGGCGATCAATAACACGCCGGGCTTGTCGGCGGCCCTCAAGACACAGCAGATCCGGTTTCTGGAAGAGGTCGAGATCAAACTGGCCTACCGCTACGGGCTCAAGGACCGGCTCGGATTGCCGGGCCAACCGCGGCAAGTTCGCTTCGCACACATGGGCAAAGTCACCCCCGCGATGCTTGATCTGGCCTATTCCAAGGTGTTGGCACTGGACGATTCGCCTGAAGAATTTCAGGCGCTGGTGGCGAAAGATTTCTGGAAAGACTTCGTGACCAATAAGTACCGGCCACAATTTGAAGCGCAGCGCGAACCCTATCAGGATCGCCTGGCCAGTCTGCGTGATCGCCAGCAGGCCGGCGAACTATCAGAGGCGCAATTCAAGGTGCAATCTGCCGACCTGGATGCTCAGTTGCAGATTGAGGAGGCTGTGCTGATCGAGCAGTTCACCCGCGAGGAGTTGGCCAAACACCCGATCTGA
- the ureC gene encoding urease subunit alpha — translation MKISRQAYADMFGPTVGDKVRLADTELWIEVEQDFTTYGEEVKFGGGKVIRDGQGQSQLLAAEVVDTLITNALIIDHWGIVKADVGLKDGRIAAIGKAGNPDIQPNVTIAVGASTEVIAGEGMILTAGGIDTHIHFICPQQIEEALMSGVTTMIGGGTGPATGTNATTCTSGPWHLARMLQAADAFPMNIGFTGKGNASLPEPLIEQVKAGAIGLKLHEDWGTTPASIDNCLNVADQYDVQVAIHTDTLNESGFVETTLAAFKGRTIHTYHTEGAGGGHAPDIIKACGFANVLPSSTNPTRPFTRNTIDEHLDMLMVCHHLDPSIAEDVAFAESRIRRETIAAEDILHDLGAFSMISSDSQAMGRVGEVITRTWQTADKMKKQRGPLPGDGEGNDNFRAKRYIAKYTINPAITHGISHEVGSVEVGKWADLVLWRPAFFGVKPTLILKGGAIAASLMGDANASIPTPQPVHYRPMFASYGGSLHATSLTFISQAAQDAGLPEALGLKKKIAVVKGCRDVQKTDLIHNDYLPEIDVDPQTYQVKADGVLLWCEPAETLPMAQRYFLF, via the coding sequence ATGAAGATTTCCCGTCAAGCCTACGCCGACATGTTCGGCCCCACCGTCGGAGACAAGGTCCGCCTGGCCGACACCGAACTGTGGATCGAAGTGGAACAGGACTTCACCACCTACGGCGAAGAAGTGAAATTCGGCGGCGGCAAAGTCATTCGCGACGGCCAGGGCCAAAGCCAATTGCTAGCCGCGGAAGTGGTCGACACATTGATCACCAACGCGCTGATCATCGACCACTGGGGCATCGTTAAAGCCGACGTCGGCCTCAAGGACGGGCGCATCGCTGCCATCGGCAAGGCCGGCAATCCGGACATCCAGCCCAATGTCACCATCGCGGTTGGCGCCAGCACCGAAGTGATCGCCGGTGAGGGCATGATCCTCACCGCTGGCGGCATCGACACCCATATTCATTTCATCTGCCCGCAGCAGATCGAAGAAGCGCTGATGAGCGGCGTCACCACCATGATCGGCGGCGGCACCGGCCCCGCCACCGGCACCAACGCCACCACTTGCACCTCGGGACCGTGGCACCTGGCGCGCATGCTCCAGGCCGCCGATGCGTTCCCGATGAACATCGGCTTCACCGGCAAGGGCAACGCCAGCCTGCCGGAGCCGTTGATCGAACAGGTCAAGGCCGGTGCCATCGGCCTCAAGCTCCACGAAGACTGGGGCACCACCCCGGCGAGTATCGACAACTGCCTGAACGTCGCCGACCAGTACGACGTGCAGGTGGCGATCCATACTGACACCCTCAACGAGTCAGGCTTCGTCGAAACCACCCTCGCCGCCTTCAAGGGCCGCACTATCCACACCTACCACACCGAAGGTGCCGGTGGCGGCCATGCACCGGACATCATCAAGGCCTGCGGTTTTGCCAACGTGCTGCCGAGCTCGACCAACCCGACCCGGCCGTTCACCCGCAACACCATCGACGAACACCTCGACATGCTGATGGTCTGCCACCACCTGGACCCGAGCATTGCCGAAGACGTGGCGTTCGCCGAAAGCCGCATCCGCCGGGAAACCATTGCTGCCGAAGACATCCTCCACGATCTCGGCGCCTTCTCGATGATCAGCTCCGACAGCCAGGCCATGGGCCGCGTCGGCGAAGTGATCACGCGTACCTGGCAAACCGCCGACAAGATGAAAAAGCAGCGCGGCCCGTTGCCGGGTGATGGCGAAGGTAACGACAACTTCCGCGCCAAACGCTACATCGCCAAGTACACCATCAACCCGGCGATCACCCACGGCATCAGCCATGAAGTGGGGTCGGTGGAAGTGGGTAAATGGGCCGATCTGGTGCTCTGGCGCCCGGCGTTTTTCGGGGTAAAACCGACGCTGATTCTCAAGGGTGGTGCCATTGCGGCCAGCCTGATGGGCGACGCCAACGCTTCGATCCCGACACCGCAACCGGTGCACTACCGCCCGATGTTCGCCAGTTATGGCGGCTCGCTGCACGCCACCAGCCTGACCTTCATCAGCCAGGCAGCACAGGATGCCGGTTTGCCCGAAGCGCTGGGCCTGAAGAAGAAAATCGCCGTGGTCAAAGGTTGTCGCGATGTGCAGAAAACCGATCTGATTCACAACGATTACCTGCCAGAGATCGACGTCGATCCACAGACTTATCAGGTCAAGGCTGACGGTGTATTGCTGTGGTGTGAACCGGCAGAAACCCTGCCGATGGCTCAGCGCTACTTCCTGTTTTGA
- a CDS encoding urease subunit beta: MIPGEYQIQPGDIELNVGRRTLSLKVANSGDRPIQVGSHYHFFETNDALTFDRAASRGMRLNIPAGTAVRFEPGQSREVELVDLAGHRRVFGFAGRIMGDLD, from the coding sequence ATGATTCCCGGTGAATACCAGATCCAGCCCGGCGACATCGAACTCAACGTCGGCCGCCGCACCCTCAGCCTGAAGGTGGCCAACAGCGGTGACCGGCCGATCCAGGTCGGCTCGCATTATCACTTCTTCGAAACCAACGACGCCCTGACCTTCGACCGCGCCGCCAGCCGCGGCATGCGCCTGAACATCCCCGCCGGCACCGCCGTGCGCTTCGAACCGGGGCAGAGCCGCGAGGTCGAGCTGGTGGACTTGGCCGGCCATCGCCGGGTGTTCGGCTTTGCCGGCAGGATCATGGGTGATCTCGACTGA
- a CDS encoding GNAT family N-acetyltransferase, giving the protein MNAAQLRRVNVESFAHYRQGLIDLLLDAVGYGASVGFMADLDATQARAYFDEVQENLNKGNVLLWVVVKDEQVQASVQLTLCQKANGLNRAEVQKLLVREHARRRGLGQQMMHALELAARQHKRGMLYLDTEAGSPAEDFYKAMGYTRAGEIPDYACDPNGSYKPTALYYKILQGAH; this is encoded by the coding sequence ATGAACGCCGCCCAACTGCGCCGCGTCAATGTTGAAAGCTTTGCGCACTATCGTCAGGGGTTGATTGATTTGCTGCTCGACGCCGTCGGCTATGGCGCCAGTGTCGGGTTCATGGCGGATCTGGATGCCACTCAGGCCCGAGCTTATTTCGATGAAGTCCAGGAGAACCTGAACAAAGGCAACGTGCTGCTCTGGGTGGTGGTCAAGGACGAACAGGTACAGGCCAGCGTGCAATTGACGTTGTGCCAGAAAGCCAATGGGTTGAACCGCGCAGAAGTGCAGAAACTGCTGGTGCGTGAACATGCCCGTCGTCGCGGTCTGGGCCAACAGATGATGCATGCCCTTGAGCTTGCAGCCCGCCAACACAAGCGCGGCATGCTCTACCTCGACACCGAGGCCGGCTCCCCCGCCGAAGACTTCTACAAGGCGATGGGCTACACCCGCGCCGGCGAAATCCCCGACTACGCCTGCGACCCGAACGGCAGCTACAAACCGACTGCCCTTTACTACAAGATTCTCCAAGGAGCCCATTGA
- a CDS encoding N-acetyltransferase family protein, translated as MTYHIRDALLADLPAIRDIYNDAVLNTTAIWNEQAVDLGNRQAWFSVRQDQGYPVLVIVDGDNSVLGYASFGDWRPFDGFRHTVEHSVYVRNDQRGNGLGPQLMEALIERAKGCNKHVMVAAIESGNGASIRLHDRAGFVVTGQMPQVGTKFGRWLDLTFMQLILDPGAMPPGPHKE; from the coding sequence ATGACTTACCACATCCGCGATGCGCTGCTCGCCGACCTGCCAGCGATCCGTGACATCTACAACGACGCCGTCCTCAACACCACGGCGATCTGGAACGAACAGGCCGTGGACCTGGGCAACCGCCAGGCCTGGTTCAGCGTCCGACAAGACCAGGGTTATCCGGTCCTGGTGATCGTCGACGGCGACAACAGCGTACTCGGCTACGCTTCATTCGGTGACTGGCGCCCGTTCGACGGATTCCGCCACACGGTCGAGCACTCGGTGTACGTGCGCAACGACCAGCGGGGCAATGGCCTCGGGCCGCAACTGATGGAAGCGCTGATCGAACGCGCCAAAGGCTGCAACAAACACGTGATGGTCGCCGCCATCGAAAGCGGTAACGGCGCCTCAATCCGGCTGCACGACCGCGCCGGTTTCGTCGTCACCGGTCAAATGCCGCAGGTGGGTACCAAGTTCGGCCGCTGGCTGGACCTGACCTTCATGCAACTGATCCTCGACCCGGGCGCAATGCCACCTGGTCCCCACAAGGAGTGA
- the ureA gene encoding urease subunit gamma yields MDLTPREKDKLLIFTAGLVAERRLARGVKLNYPEAMAYISAALLEGARDGQTVAELMHYGTTLLSREQVMQGIPEMIPEIQVEATFPDGTKLVTVHQPIA; encoded by the coding sequence ATGGACCTGACCCCACGCGAAAAAGACAAGCTGCTGATCTTCACCGCCGGCCTCGTGGCCGAGCGGCGTTTGGCTCGCGGCGTGAAGCTCAATTACCCGGAGGCCATGGCCTATATTTCCGCGGCGCTGCTCGAAGGCGCGCGTGACGGCCAGACCGTGGCCGAGCTGATGCATTACGGCACCACCCTGCTCAGCCGCGAACAAGTGATGCAAGGCATTCCGGAAATGATCCCGGAAATCCAGGTCGAAGCGACGTTTCCCGACGGCACCAAACTGGTCACCGTTCACCAACCGATCGCCTGA
- a CDS encoding urease accessory protein UreD produces the protein MNLPAPITLFTPSWHAELELGYARFGDSTRPVQRRHKGPLRVQKHLYAEGPEVCQHIIVHPPGGIAGGDRLDISASVGTHAWAQITSPGAAKWYRAAGSAYQKLDLRVAAGATLEWLPQETIIFSDAQAELSTSIDLEGDARLFYWDVVALGRPASGERFDLGHFQAHLDIRRDGQLLWHERQRIVGNDGLLDSPIGLDGQPVFATLLVTGEIDSEWLEKCRSLPNEVRGDLTQLPGLLVARCLASEALLARGWLIDLWRLLRPALLGREAVPPRIWST, from the coding sequence ATGAATTTACCTGCCCCCATCACGCTGTTCACCCCCAGCTGGCATGCCGAGCTGGAACTCGGCTACGCCCGTTTCGGCGACAGCACACGCCCGGTGCAGCGCCGCCACAAGGGCCCGCTGCGGGTGCAGAAGCATTTGTACGCCGAAGGCCCCGAGGTGTGTCAGCACATCATCGTCCACCCGCCGGGCGGGATTGCCGGCGGTGATCGGCTGGACATCTCGGCCAGCGTCGGCACGCACGCCTGGGCGCAAATCACCAGCCCCGGCGCCGCCAAGTGGTATCGCGCGGCAGGGTCGGCTTATCAGAAACTCGACCTGCGCGTGGCCGCCGGTGCTACGTTGGAGTGGCTGCCGCAAGAGACGATTATCTTCAGCGACGCTCAGGCGGAACTCAGCACCAGCATCGACCTTGAGGGCGATGCGCGGTTGTTCTACTGGGACGTGGTGGCCCTGGGACGCCCGGCCAGTGGCGAGCGCTTTGACCTCGGGCATTTTCAGGCGCACCTGGATATCCGCCGCGACGGCCAGTTGCTCTGGCACGAACGCCAGCGCATTGTCGGGAATGATGGTTTGCTGGATTCGCCAATAGGCCTGGATGGCCAACCGGTGTTTGCGACGTTGCTGGTGACAGGTGAAATTGATAGCGAATGGCTGGAGAAGTGCCGCTCGCTGCCCAATGAGGTACGCGGAGATCTGACGCAGTTGCCGGGGCTTTTGGTCGCCCGATGCCTGGCCAGTGAAGCGCTGTTGGCACGTGGTTGGCTGATTGATTTGTGGCGGTTGCTACGCCCGGCGTTGCTTGGCCGAGAAGCCGTCCCACCCAGAATATGGAGCACCTGA